The following are encoded together in the Tamandua tetradactyla isolate mTamTet1 chromosome 14, mTamTet1.pri, whole genome shotgun sequence genome:
- the LACTB gene encoding serine beta-lactamase-like protein LACTB, mitochondrial isoform X2 — translation MYRLLTAVTARAAPRGGWARGCGPRKAHGHAGQSLLGQGWVGGLGLGLGLGLAIGVKLAGGLRGAAPAHPPAAPEPEASPQAEPPPPEQSPALWSPQTAAQLPSKRFARAIESSRDLLHRIKDEVGAPGIVVGVSVDGKEVWSEGLGYADVENRVPCKPETVMRIASISKSLTMVALAKLWEAGKLDLDIPVQHYVPEFPEKEYEGEKVSVTTRLLISHLSGIRHYEKDMKKVKEEKAYKALKMIKETVESDQEKELSEKGGKYNEKNDFAKAKAEQDNEARGRNSKPGKKKNDFEQGELYLKEKFENSIESLRLFKNDPLFFKPVSFCIQLLVIPYWQP, via the exons ATGTACCGGCTCCTGACTGCAGTGACGGCCCGGGCCGCTCCCCGCGGGGGCTGGGCCCGCGGCTGCGGGCCGCGCAAAGCCCACGGGCATGCGGGGCAGTCGCTGCTCGGCCAGGGCTGGGTCGGGGGCctcgggctggggctggggctggggctggcgaTCGGGGTGAAGCTGGCGGGCGGGCTGAGGGGTGCGGCCCCCGCGCACCCTCCCGCGGCCCCCGAACCCGAAGCGTCGCCTCAGGCCGAGCCGCCGCCGCCGGAGCAGTCCCCGGCCCTGTGGTCCCCGCAGACGGCGGCGCAGCTCCCCTCTAAGCGCTTCGCCAGAGCCATTGAGAGCAGCCGTGACCTGCTACACAGGATCAAG GATGAGGTGGGTGCACCGGGCATAGTGGTTGGAGTTTCTGTAGATGGAAAAGAAGTCTGGTCAGAAG GTTTAGGTTATGCTGATGTTGAGAACCGTGTTCCATGTAAGCCAGAGACGGTTATGAGAATTGCCAGCATCAGCAAAAGTCTCACCATGGTTGCTCTTGCAAAATTGTGGGAAGCAGGGAAACTGGATCTTGATATTCCAGTACAACATTATGTTCCTGAATTCCCAGAAAAAGAATATGAAGGTGAAAAG GTTTCTGTCACAACAAGATTACTGATTTCCCATTTAAGTGGAATTCGTCATTATGAAAAGGACATGAAAAAGGTGAAAGAAGAGAAAGCTTATAAAGCCTTGAAGATGATAAAAGAGACAGTAGAATCTGACCAAGAAAAAGAGTTGAGTGAAAAAGGAggcaaatataatgaaaaaaatgacttTGCTAAGGCCAAGGCAGAACAGGATAATGAAGCCAGAGGCCGGAATTCAAAacctggcaagaaaaagaatgattttgAACAAGGCGAATTATACttgaaagaaaagtttgaaaattcaATTGAATCCCTGAGATTGTTTAAAAATGACCCTTTGTTCTTTAAACCTG TCAGTTTTTGTATTCAACTTTTGGTTATACCCTACTGGCAGCCATAG